GAAACACGTCCTGCAGAATGATCGGTCCCTGGTCGAGATCTTCGGTTACAAAGTGGGCGGTACAACCACACACCCTGACGCCGGCCTCCCAAGCCTGGCGGTACGCCTTGGCCCCCGGGTAATAAGGCAGCAGTGAAGGGTGGATGTTAACCATCTTGTTGCGATACCTGCCAACGAGATCCGGAGGTACTACCTGCATGTAGCGCGCAAGCACGACGAGGTCCGGATCGACGGCGCCGAGCTGGTCGCCGAGAAACTTCATGTGGGCTTCCTTGTCGGTTGAGGGAAAATACCTGAAAGGCAGCTGGTATTGCTGAGCGAGCGGCTCAAGGTCCTGGTGGTTGGACAACACCAACGAAATATCAGCGTCCAGGTCTCCCGAGCGGTGGGCGGCCGCGATGGCCTGCAGGCAGTGGGGCTCGCGCGAAACCAGGATGGCGATCTTCTTCCGAGACCGTTCGCCGTGCAGCCTTACGCTGACTTCCATGTCGAGCTCTTCGCCGACCCGCTTGAGGTCGAGAACCAAGGAGTCGAGGCTTCCTGAGAGATCGGCGAGATCCACGAGCATGGTCATGATGAACATACCCTCCATCACGGTCTGCTCGATGTTCTCTATGTTGACCTGCCGCTCGGCCAGGTAGGCTGACACCCGGGCCACCACCCCTTTCTGGTCACGACCAAGTACAGAAATTACCGCTGGATTGACAGCCATTTAACGAGCTTAACCAGACAATGCCTGGCTCGCAAGTTCTACTGTGCCTGTCGATCGAGTCTGGCAGCCGGAGTGGGCTGCTCGCGGGGGAAAAAGGGGCTGCCGCACCCCGGGTTGAGTCGTCCAGCAAAGTTCGCTCGGACGCCCGGGGCGCGACAGCCAGGGGAGACTTCAGCCGATCTGTCCTTTCCAGCCTCGGCGCGAGTAGATCCTTTCTCGCCTCAGGCCAGGCCCCACGACTTCACCCGGAGCGCCACCGAGGGCAAGTTTCTTTATTCGCCGCAATCCCTTGCGTATGTACTCAGGATCAATTCTCAGCGACGTGCATATGTTTTCAAAAGCGAAAGCCGAGTCCGTGTCCTGACTAGCTATCCAGCTATCGACCTCAAAGAAGCGATGCCTCGCTTCTGGCCGTGGCGAATCCAGACCCGCCTGGAAAGTCACAAGGGCCTCTTCCAGTACTGCGAGCATGAGACGATTGGCCGGCTCTGAAGAGATTTCGGGAGTATCCGACCCTACCGATACGAGTTGTAATGTCTGGCTTCCATTCATGGCGACGTTCCTCCTTGTTTAAAACCCCACGCTCCCCTCGCGGTGTTTCCTTCCTCTCTGCTTGCAGCCTACTGCTGAGCGCCACCCTCGGTCAACGAAATAGAGAGCTCGGAACAGATTTTTTGCCCGGAGGCTCCAAGAGCATAAGATTGCGTGTATCGTATGGAAACAAACTGGAATGCTTTGCGATGGCGCAGAGCAACTGCCCTGTTGCCTGACCGATACACTTGGGAGCGAACTCCATCCCTCGTTGCGCTTGCCTCAATGCAAAAACCGAATTGGCCCCGCCCTTTATGAACCTGATTCGGAGCGAGCGGAACCTGGCTTAAATCCCTTGGACTCGGGCTTTTCTGGCCAGTGGCTTGCCCCCCTCCCGGCTCGGCTGCTAGACTGTCTAGTCGGCCTGCCATAACCCCTCGGACCCCTACCCGGCCAAAAGAGACCAGCCTTGAAAGACCACCAACAGCTCGCTCACGCACGAGGCGTAGTATTTTCAGCCTTGACGGCGATGATTTGTGCCTCCCTGTTACTAGGGCCCCTGCCAGCCCTGGCCTCGAGCGGCGAGGATACCCTTTACCGCGCCCGCCGCTACATACGAGCGGCCGAGCTCTGCGATTCGGTGCAATTGAAAGACCGCCTCTACCGCGAAGCGGAAGAACTGGCGAGAGAAGTCCTGCTCGAAAACCCAAGGGAAGCCGATGCCCACTTCCTACTGTTTGCCTCGGCTGGCGGCAGGGCCATGGCTAAGGGCCCGGGGCTTTCGGCCATTGTCCAGATGTCGCCCCTGAGACGACACCTCGACACCGCGCTGGAAATAGACCCCCAGCACGCGCACGCCCTGGGCGTGAAAGGTGGCATCCTACTGGGACTGCCCCGACTACTCGGCGGCAATCTCGACAAAGCGCTCTCCTACCTGAAGCGCGCGGTTGAACTCAACCCCACCGGCGCCAATACAAGGCTGTCACTCGCCAGGGCTCTACTGAAAAAAGGCGACCGCAACGGGGCCAAGCTAAACGCCCAGCTTGCCGGCCACTACGCGAGCCTGACCAAGCGAACCCCGGTACTGGTTGCTGCCGACAAGCTCTTGAATTCGCTGGACGGCAGCTCAACCTGAAGGCCCAGGCAGCGGACAACGACCCGCCATGGACACCGGCGACACTTTCGCTCAGCTCGTCCGCCTCATGCACCGCCTGCGCGCGCCAGGCGGTTGTTCCTGGGACGCGGCGCAGACCCACCAATCACTGAAGCCCTACTTCGTCGAGGAAACTTACGAAGCTCTGGAGGCCATTGATTCGGGCTCCGACCGCGAACTGCAGGAAGAACTAGGCGACGTCCTGCTGCAGGTTCTTTTCCATTCTGAAATCGCTGGAGAGAGACTGGCCTTCACGATCGATGACGTGGTGGAAGGTTTGAGCTCCAAGCTCATTCGCCGACATCCACACGTCTTTGCTGACGGCGACGCTGAAACCCCTGAAGAAGTCGCCCGCAACTGGACCCGCCTCAAACTCGAAGAACGAAAAGCCACAGCAACCCCGGGTCAGCAGCCTTCGGTTATAGACGGGGTACCAGCCGCCCTTCCCACCCTGCTCAAAGCTCATCGCCTGGGAGAAAAGGCAGCGGGCGGTGGTTTTGACCGCGCCAGCGCCGACGATATGCGCTCACAGCTCGACACGGGCCTCACACGCCTCGATGCCGCCCTCGCAGCCGACGACGACCAGCAAAGCGAACTTGTCATAGGCGAGGTACTGTTATCGCTCGTCGACCTGGCGCGCAAAATCGGGGTAAACGCAGACACGGCACTAGCCGGGCGGCTGCGTCGATTTGAAAACCGCTTCCGACTCTTGGAGACCAGCTTTGCCGGCCGCGAAGCCAGCGATATCGGCGCGGGCGAACTGGAACACGCCTGGAAAAAAACCGACGATCAGGGTTGACGAGGCCCTGACCGGGCGCGATCTATCATGGAGCGCGTTATCTCGCTTCCCAGCACGAACGACACCACCATGTAGCAAGCGCCCCCGGCTCCCACCAACAACGGCAACGCCGTTAAAGCTCCACCCGGCAGCTGGGCGACCAGGGGCTTAGCGACAAAGAGCACGGCGCCCATGACCGCAGTGGCCACGAGTTGAACCATCAGCTCGCGGTTAATAATCCTTCGGCCG
The DNA window shown above is from Candidatus Binatota bacterium and carries:
- a CDS encoding ACT domain-containing protein; its protein translation is MAVNPAVISVLGRDQKGVVARVSAYLAERQVNIENIEQTVMEGMFIMTMLVDLADLSGSLDSLVLDLKRVGEELDMEVSVRLHGERSRKKIAILVSREPHCLQAIAAAHRSGDLDADISLVLSNHQDLEPLAQQYQLPFRYFPSTDKEAHMKFLGDQLGAVDPDLVVLARYMQVVPPDLVGRYRNKMVNIHPSLLPYYPGAKAYRQAWEAGVRVCGCTAHFVTEDLDQGPIILQDVFHINVGQDGLEDVRRRGQELEARTLTRAVSLFVNDELVASESKVLFRPGRVD
- a CDS encoding tetratricopeptide repeat protein — its product is MKDHQQLAHARGVVFSALTAMICASLLLGPLPALASSGEDTLYRARRYIRAAELCDSVQLKDRLYREAEELAREVLLENPREADAHFLLFASAGGRAMAKGPGLSAIVQMSPLRRHLDTALEIDPQHAHALGVKGGILLGLPRLLGGNLDKALSYLKRAVELNPTGANTRLSLARALLKKGDRNGAKLNAQLAGHYASLTKRTPVLVAADKLLNSLDGSST
- the mazG gene encoding nucleoside triphosphate pyrophosphohydrolase — protein: MDTGDTFAQLVRLMHRLRAPGGCSWDAAQTHQSLKPYFVEETYEALEAIDSGSDRELQEELGDVLLQVLFHSEIAGERLAFTIDDVVEGLSSKLIRRHPHVFADGDAETPEEVARNWTRLKLEERKATATPGQQPSVIDGVPAALPTLLKAHRLGEKAAGGGFDRASADDMRSQLDTGLTRLDAALAADDDQQSELVIGEVLLSLVDLARKIGVNADTALAGRLRRFENRFRLLETSFAGREASDIGAGELEHAWKKTDDQG